A genome region from Triplophysa rosa linkage group LG24, Trosa_1v2, whole genome shotgun sequence includes the following:
- the cd36 gene encoding platelet glycoprotein 4, with protein MTCCDQKCALIAGAVVGALIAVLGGILIPVGNLLIDNTVKKEAVLENGTLAFDTWTSVDTVIYRQFWLYDVQNPDDVMNQGAKPVLVQKGPYTYKTRFIPKANITFYDNFTASFILPAGAIFEPSMSVGSENDNITSLNLAVAGVYSFLDHKLANLFINASNSKLFQKRTVRELLWGYRDPMLNSILGVFYPYNGTTDGPYTVFTGKDDITKVATIDRWQYERSVSYWNDTYCNMINGTDGSSFSPSIDKKKPLYFFSPDICRSISAVYDSTVDLKGIDVYRFTLPSEALESPAVNPENHCFCTETVISKNCTVAGLLDLTSCRGIPVYISLPHFLYGSEVLLQGVEGLNPNVDEHSIFLDVEPITGFTLRFAKRLQLNMMYGPSDSIVILNKIKDYTIFPILWVNETAALDDETADLFKGQLLSRLEMLEGIQIGLISAGSAIFLICLIAAIVVSKKKKAKSKTPFQG; from the exons ATGACCTGCTGTGACCAAAAATGCGCTCTCATCGCTGGAGCTGTGGTGGGCGCTCTGATCGCGGTCCTGGGGGGCATTCTCATCCCCGTGGGCAACCTTCTCATTGACAACACCGTGAAAAAG GAAGCAGTGTTGGAAAATGGGACTTTAGCATTTGATACCTGGACATCTGTGGACACGGTAATATACAGGCAGTTCTGGCTATATGATGTGCAAAACCCCGATGATGTCATGAATCAAGGGGCCAAACCTGTACTGGTGCAGAAAGGACCTTATACATACAA GACCCGATTCATCCCCAAAGCAAACATCACCTTCTACGATAACTTCACAGCGTCCTTTATACTACCAGCAGGAGCCATTTTTGAGCCTAGCATGTCTGTAGGGTCCGAGAACGACAATATCACGTCGCTCAATCTAGCCGTAGCA GGTGTCTACAGTTTTCTCGATCATAAATTGGCAAATTTGTTCATTAACGCCTCCAATTCCAAACTCTTCCAAAAAAGGACCGTTAGGGAACTGCTATGGGGCTACAGAGACCCCATGCTGAACAGCATTCTGGGAGTTTTTTATCCG TACAATGGCACCACCGATGGACCTTACACTGTTTTCACTGGCAAAGATGATATTACTAAGGTAGCCACGATTGACCGCTGGCAGTATGAGCG ATCTGTGAGTTACTGGAATGACACTTATTGCAACATGATCAACGGAACAG ATGGTTCCTCCTTCTCTCCATCCATAGACAAGAAAAAACCTTTGTACTTCTTCTCCCCAGACATCTGCAG GTCGATATCTGCAGTGTATGACAGCACTGTGGACCTAAAGGGAATTGATGTGTATCGGTTCACGCTGCCTTCTGAGGCTCTGGAATCTCCAGCCGTTAACCCAGAGAACCATTGCTTCTGCACAGAGACTGTGATCAGCAAAAACTGCACTGTAGCGGGACTGCTTGACCTCACTTCCTGTAGAG GAATCCCTGTATACATATCTCTACCCCACTTCTTGTATGGAAGTGAAGTTCTCTTGCAGGGGGTGGAAGGATTAAACCCAAACGTTGATGAGCACTCCATATTTCTGGACGTAGAACCG attacaggattcacTCTGAGATTTGCCAAAAGGCTTCAACTCAACATGATGTATGGCCCATCGGATAGCATTGT GATACTGAACAAAATCAAGGACTACACAATTTTCCCTATTTTGTGGGTGAACGAG acGGCGGCTCTGGACGATGAAACGGCAGACCTGTTTAAGGGACAGTTGCTCTCCCGGCTCGAGATGTTAGAAGGGATTCAGATCGGATTGATATCGGCAGGCTCGGCCATAtttttaatctgtttgattGCGGCGATTGTAGTGAGCAAGAAGAAAAAGGCGAAAAGCAAAACCCCTTTTCAGGGTTAA